The Herbiconiux sp. A18JL235 region CCGCTCTTCACACTCCTCATGATCACCTCGCCGACCTCGGTGCCGTCCTTCGCGACCAGGTCGTCGGGGTCGGCGAAGCGGTCGTCGTAGACCTTCACCACCGCCACGTCGTCGTCGAGGCACGCGCGCCCTGCGGCGCCGGCCGCCTCGGGCAGGTCTTCGGGGCGGAGGTAGGTGTTCCAGAACGCCTCGGTGGTGCCGTAGCCGTTCGCGATGCGTCGGGTGAGCGTGCTCTGGTAGCGCAGCGCCGCGGCGCGGTCGAGCGGGGCGCCCATCGTCACGATCCCCGAGAGGGAGCTCAGGTCGCGCGGTGACGCCTCCTGCACATCCGCGAGGCGTTCGAGGTTGGTGGGGGCGCCGATGACGTAGCTGAGCCGATGCCGCTCGATGAGGTCGAGCACGAGACCGGGCTCGAACTGGGGGAGCGTCACCACCTCCGACCCGACGTAGAAGGCGGTGTTCGGGCCGGCGCAGTAGTTGCCGCCGCGGTGGAACCAGGGAGACATGTTCATCGTCTTGTCGGTCGGCCCGAGCGGGAAGTGCATGATGGCGTCGTGGGCGCTCAAGGTCTCGTTGAGGCTGGTGAGCGGAACCGCCTTCGGCATGCCGGTGGTGCCGGAGGTGTAGAGCCGTGAGGTCTCGTCCCACACGGTCGCCCCCGCGGGGGCGTGGAAGCTCGGTGCCCCTTCGACGAGCAGCTCGGCGAAGGGGACGGTGCCGGGGAGGAGCCCGGCGCCATCGGGGTCGCCGACCGCCACGAGCACGTCGGGTGTGTGCTCGGCGAGCTCGAGTGCGGTGCGCACCTGCTCGGCGAGCGCGGTCTCGTAGACGAAGATCTTCGGCCGCGACTGGTCGAGGATGTGCGCCGTCTCGGCCGGCGCCAGTCTGAAGTTCATGGGTGAGGAGACCGCCCGGAGGCCCTGGGCGGCCACGTAGAGGAAGGCGAACTCCGGGCGGTTGATGAGCTGGTAGCCCACCAGGTCGCCCACCCCGACGCCGCGCTCGGCGAGCCCGGCGACGAGCGCTCCGGTCACCTCGCCGAGGCGCCGGTAGGTCCACGACTCGCCCGAGACGGAGTCGGTGATGGCGGTGCGGTTCGCGTAGCGGTGCACGTTGCGCTCCACCGCCGACGCCCAGGTGAAGTGCTGCTCGAACACCTCGCGGAAGGCGGAGGTGTCGTAGTCGGTGTTCGGAGTGCTCATCGTTCCTCGTTCTCGTCCAGCCTGCATCCAGATATACAACCGTCAGGCGGCTCGGGGCCATTCCGAAACACCGGGTCGGGAACACCGGGCGCCGCGCCTGGCTAGTCTTTCGGCATGGGCACGGATGCGGTCGACGTCGCGGTGGTGGGCAGCGGGCCGAACGGTCTCGCCGCCGCCGTGACGATGGCGCGGGCCGGCCTGTCGGTGCGGGTGTACGAAGCCGCGGCGACCCCGGGCGGCGGCGCGCGCACGGCCGAGCTCACCCTCCCGGGACACCTGCACGACGTGTGCTCGGCGGTGCACCCGATGGCGCTGACCTCCCCGTTCTTCACCGCGTTCGGGCTGCGCGAGCGGCTGGAGTTCGGAATCCCCGAGATCTCCTACGCCCACGTGCTGAGCGGCGGCAGGGCAGCGCTGGCCTACCAGGAGCTCGAGCGCACCGCCGAGGGTCTGGGCGTCGACGGACCTGCCTGGCAGCGCCTCGTCGGGCCTCTCGTGGCCAGACTCGACGCCGTGGTCGAGAGCGCGCTGTCGCCGATCGTCTCGGTGCCGAAGCATCCGGTCGCGATGGCGCAGCTCGGCCTCGCCGTGCTCGCCTCCACCCGGTCGCTGTCGGCGGGATTCCGCACCGAGAAGGCAGCGGCGCTCCTCGCCGGGGCGAGCGCTCACGCCATCCAGCCGGTGAGCTCCTTCGGCGGCCGCAGCGCGGGTGTGCTGCTCAGTGCCCTCGCCCACGGCAGCGGGGGCTGGCCGCTGCCGATCGGCGGGTCGCGAGCGATCGTCGGAGCGTTGCTGGCCGATCTCGAGGCGCACGGGGGAGAGGTGGTGACGGATGCGCGCATCCGTTCGCTGAGGGAACTGCCGCCGGCGCGGGCGGTGCTGCTCGACGTGACCCCTCGGGCGCTCCTCGGAATGACGGGCGACGTGCTCCCGGCGCGGTACCGGCGGGCGCTCGAGCGCTTCCGCTACGGGGACGCCGCCTCGAAGGTCGACTTCGTGCTCGACGGGCCGGTGCCCTGGGCGAATCCGGAGGTGGCCCGCTCGGGCACCGTGCACCTCGGTGGCAGCGCGGTCGAGATCGACCGGGCAGAGCGGCTGGTGGCCGCGGGCCGCCACCCTGAGCGCCCCTACGTGCTCGTCGCCCAGCCCGGGGTGGTCGACCGTGGGCGGGCCCCGGCGGGCCACGAGGTGCTCTGGGCGTACACGCACGTGCCGCGGGGGTCGCAGCGCGACATGACCGAGGTCGTCACGGCGCGCATCGAGGAGTACGCGCCGGGCTTCCGCGACCGGGTGGTGGCGTCGGCGGCGATCACCGCCAGGGGCTACGAGTCGTACGACGCGAACTACCCGGGCGGCGACATCTCCTCGGGCACGGCGAGCTTCGCCCAGCTGCTTGCGCGGCCGGTGCTCTCGCCCACGCCTTGGCGCACGCCGCTCTCCGGGGTGTACCTCTGTTCATCGAGCACGAGCCCGGGGCCCGGCGTGCACGGCATGGCGGGGTACGGCGCGGCCCGGGCCGCCCTCCGCGACGTGTTCGGGGTGGCCGAGGCGCCCCGGCTCGGGCCTGCGGGGGCACCTCCACCACGATCTACAGGTCGAGCGAATCGCCCGGCTGCAGGTTGACGTACTCGCCGCCGCCCTCCGCGGTGGCCCAGGCCAGGCGGTCGGCGGCCATCGACTTGCCGGCTACCGAGAGCACCATCTCGTGGGTGCCGAAAGCGCGCTTCGGTTTCACCTCGAGCACGTAGTCCATCGCCTCGGCGATCTTCATCCACGGAGCCCCCGCCGGCACGGCCAGCGTGTCGACCTCGACCCCCTCGGGCACGGCCCAGGAGTCGCCCGGATAGTAGAGCGTGTCGTTCACGAGCACGCCGACGTTGTCGATCACCGGGATCGAGGAGTGGATGACGGCGTGCCGGCCGCCGAAGAAGCGCAACGAGAACGGCGCGACCTCCACCGTGTCACCCGGATCGACGCGGGTGACGGCGAAGTCCGAGGCGGCCCGCACCACACCCTCCGGCCCGTACAGCATCGCGTCGGGGGAGGCCTCGAGGATGCGACGCAGCTGGTCGGGGGTCCAGTGGTCGGGGTGCTCGTGGGTGATGACGACGGCGACGGTGTTCGCGGCATCGGTGATGGGGGTGGTGAACGAGCCGGGATCGACGAAGAGCTTTCTGCCCGACTGCTCGAGGAGGAGTGCGGCGTGCTCGAATTTCGTGAGTCTCATGATGTTCGACTCAACACCGCGCCGGGGCGTCGCGCAACGTGGGGCGCCGCGCGTCGGGCGTCGATGGCCCACGGCACCCTGCCCGAGATCGATGCGGGATAATCGACCGCTATGGGCTCCCCTCCGAAGCGGATCGTCGTCGCGATCAACCCGAACGCGTCATTCGGCGCCACCCGCCACGTCGGGCCGGCGGTGGTGGCGGCGCTGCGAGCGGGCGGTCACGAGGTCGTGCCGCTCAGCGCCCCCGACTTCGACGGCCTGGTGCGCATCGCGCGCGAAGCGGTCTCCGACCGGGCGCGACCCGCCGACGCACTCGTGGTGGTGGGCGGTGACGGCATGGTGAACCTCGGCGTCAACCTCGTGGCGGGCACCCCGGTTCCGCTCGGCATCATCCCCGCCGGAACCGGCAACGACTTCGCGGGAGCGGTGGGGGTGCCGACGGGAGACATGGATGCGGCGATCGCCCATCTGCTCGCCACCCTCGACACCGGCCCCCGCACCGTCGACGCGGCCAGGGTCTCGGGCGAGGCGCTCGCCGAACCGCGCTGGTTCGCGGGGGTGCTCTCGGCGGGGTTCGACGCCCGCGTCAACGAACGCGCCAACGGGATGCGCTTCCCGAAAGGCGCCTCCCGCTACGTGCTCGCGCTCGTCGCCGAGCTCATCACCCTGAAATCGCGCCGCTACCGGCTCGAGATCGACGGCGAGACCGTCGAGGTCGACTCGTGCCTGCTCGCGGTGGCGAACAACACCACCATCGGCGGCGGCATGCGCATCGCCCCCGACGCCGAGCTCGACGACGGCCTGCTCGACGTCTTCATCGTGAAGCCGGTGTCGAGGCTGCGATTCATCAGGCTGTTCCCCAAAGTGTTCTCGGGAACCCATGTCGGTCTTCCCGTTGTGGAGTTCCGCCGAGGTCGTACGGTCTCGGTCGCTGCCGACGAGATCGTCGGGTACGCCGACGGCGAGCGGTTCGGCGAGCTTCCCCTGCTGGTCGAACTCGTGCCGGGCGCGTTGCGCGTGCTGGCCTGAGGTCGATTTGGAATCGCCGGAGGCCCTGTGGCATACTCGTTAAGTTGCAAAAACGGCCCCATCGTTTAGCGGCCTAGGACGTCGCCCTCTCACGGCGGTAACGCGGGTTCAAATCCCGCTGGGGTCACAACACGACAGAACCCCCGGTCTCGGCCGGGGGTTCTGTCGTTTCCGGGTATCGGCACGTCAGGCGCATCAGCGTTTCCGGGTATCGGCAGGTTCGGGGCATCGGCATGTTCGGGGCATCGGCGTTTCCGGGGGATCGGTGCAGACTCGACAGGGAGACGCATCCGTCACCCAGAAGGAGCCACCATGACCGACAGCAACGAGCCCGTCGACCTCAGCGACATCGAATACCCCGACTACGCCGGGTACCCCGACGGTGAGGGCGTGGTCGGCAACGGCCCCACCACCGAGGCAGTGCCCTCCGGCGTCGACCCGAGCGTCGCCGACGAGCCCGAGAACGACGACGCCGAGGTGGCGACCGACGATGACGACATCGTCGAGAACGACGGCTGAGCGGGCCTGCACGTCGCCGGTGGCGCGGGTCAATCCCCCGATCGCCTGACGCGGAGCCACCGGGCCGCTCGATAGGCTCGGCCCCATGACGTCGACGCAGTGGGGTGGGCTCGTCGCGCTGATCGCGATCGCCGTCGCGACCCTCGCCCTGATCGCCCTGCACCTGCTCCCCACCGGGCTGTCGCCGTTGCGCGACCCGGTGAGCCGTTACGGCATCACCCGCTTCAAGTCGGGGTACGCCACCGCCGCATTCGGTGCCGGGATCGCCGGCATCGGCTCCCTCATCGCCGTCGCCGCGCTGCCGGGCTCGCTGCCCACCGTCGTGCTGCTGGCCGTCTTCGCGGCGGCGCGCATCCTCATCCCCTTCTTCCCGATGGACGCGCCGGAGGCGTCGAAGACGACCACGGGGCGGGTGCACGACCTGCTCGCGGTCCTGGCGTTCGGCGGTGTCATCGCCGCCATGTTCGTGGCGGCCGGCATGCTCCACGACGCGGGACTCACGGCCGCCGGACTCGTGGCCACGATCGGCGGCGTCGTCGGGGTCGTGGGCACCCTGCTCATGCTCGTCTCACGCCGGAGCCCGCGCCTGGCCTGGGGCTTCGGCTTCGGCGAGCGGCTCATCTACCTCGCGTTCATCGTGTGGATCGCCGTACTCGGCACATCGGCGCTCACGAGCTGA contains the following coding sequences:
- a CDS encoding class I adenylate-forming enzyme family protein — its product is MSTPNTDYDTSAFREVFEQHFTWASAVERNVHRYANRTAITDSVSGESWTYRRLGEVTGALVAGLAERGVGVGDLVGYQLINRPEFAFLYVAAQGLRAVSSPMNFRLAPAETAHILDQSRPKIFVYETALAEQVRTALELAEHTPDVLVAVGDPDGAGLLPGTVPFAELLVEGAPSFHAPAGATVWDETSRLYTSGTTGMPKAVPLTSLNETLSAHDAIMHFPLGPTDKTMNMSPWFHRGGNYCAGPNTAFYVGSEVVTLPQFEPGLVLDLIERHRLSYVIGAPTNLERLADVQEASPRDLSSLSGIVTMGAPLDRAAALRYQSTLTRRIANGYGTTEAFWNTYLRPEDLPEAAGAAGRACLDDDVAVVKVYDDRFADPDDLVAKDGTEVGEVIMRSVKSGYGYVDNPEEQAKKFRDGWMYPGDLATWNDDEIVTIIGRKDDMIISGGENVHPVQVEEALAAHADVADSIVTGLADPEWGEVVVAYVKPREGRLADAVAAAAELDRHCRESVTLARFKRPRRYAFVDELPYTATGKKQHFVMKQQAPADAAAGVFHTP
- a CDS encoding DUF998 domain-containing protein, which gives rise to MTSTQWGGLVALIAIAVATLALIALHLLPTGLSPLRDPVSRYGITRFKSGYATAAFGAGIAGIGSLIAVAALPGSLPTVVLLAVFAAARILIPFFPMDAPEASKTTTGRVHDLLAVLAFGGVIAAMFVAAGMLHDAGLTAAGLVATIGGVVGVVGTLLMLVSRRSPRLAWGFGFGERLIYLAFIVWIAVLGTSALTS
- a CDS encoding MBL fold metallo-hydrolase, whose translation is MRLTKFEHAALLLEQSGRKLFVDPGSFTTPITDAANTVAVVITHEHPDHWTPDQLRRILEASPDAMLYGPEGVVRAASDFAVTRVDPGDTVEVAPFSLRFFGGRHAVIHSSIPVIDNVGVLVNDTLYYPGDSWAVPEGVEVDTLAVPAGAPWMKIAEAMDYVLEVKPKRAFGTHEMVLSVAGKSMAADRLAWATAEGGGEYVNLQPGDSLDL
- a CDS encoding phytoene desaturase family protein, giving the protein MGTDAVDVAVVGSGPNGLAAAVTMARAGLSVRVYEAAATPGGGARTAELTLPGHLHDVCSAVHPMALTSPFFTAFGLRERLEFGIPEISYAHVLSGGRAALAYQELERTAEGLGVDGPAWQRLVGPLVARLDAVVESALSPIVSVPKHPVAMAQLGLAVLASTRSLSAGFRTEKAAALLAGASAHAIQPVSSFGGRSAGVLLSALAHGSGGWPLPIGGSRAIVGALLADLEAHGGEVVTDARIRSLRELPPARAVLLDVTPRALLGMTGDVLPARYRRALERFRYGDAASKVDFVLDGPVPWANPEVARSGTVHLGGSAVEIDRAERLVAAGRHPERPYVLVAQPGVVDRGRAPAGHEVLWAYTHVPRGSQRDMTEVVTARIEEYAPGFRDRVVASAAITARGYESYDANYPGGDISSGTASFAQLLARPVLSPTPWRTPLSGVYLCSSSTSPGPGVHGMAGYGAARAALRDVFGVAEAPRLGPAGAPPPRSTGRANRPAAG
- a CDS encoding diacylglycerol kinase family protein, producing MGSPPKRIVVAINPNASFGATRHVGPAVVAALRAGGHEVVPLSAPDFDGLVRIAREAVSDRARPADALVVVGGDGMVNLGVNLVAGTPVPLGIIPAGTGNDFAGAVGVPTGDMDAAIAHLLATLDTGPRTVDAARVSGEALAEPRWFAGVLSAGFDARVNERANGMRFPKGASRYVLALVAELITLKSRRYRLEIDGETVEVDSCLLAVANNTTIGGGMRIAPDAELDDGLLDVFIVKPVSRLRFIRLFPKVFSGTHVGLPVVEFRRGRTVSVAADEIVGYADGERFGELPLLVELVPGALRVLA